Below is a genomic region from Citrobacter tructae.
TCTACGCCAAAAGCACCGAACGTTGTTGCCAGGACACCGCCCATCAGCAGCGCCTGGTAATCGTCACCGATACGCAAGGCACCGTTTGCCGTCAGCAAATTGGTTACCCCACGCTCCAGCGTGAAATCGGTAAACAGACTGTCGGCTGCACTGTAATCACGGGTTTTTCCCGCAACCAGGCCGTAGCGCCAGACGCCAGGACGCAGCGATAAAGGTACGCTGGCGTAAGGTACGGTGTAGCCACTTTGTTTGCCGTCTGCGCCGGTGATTTCAACCTGTAAATCCCCGTCCCAGGCTGTATTTGGTAGATCATCGAGTACAAAGGGTCCCTGCGGCACGCTGGTTTCATAAAGTGTACGACCATTTTGCTTGACCGCCACGCGCGAGGGTGTAGACGCCGTGCCGCGAATTTCGGGGGCATAGCCGCGTCGTGACTGTGGCCACATCCGCTGATCGGTTTCCAACTTGATACCCGTAAACGCCATGCTGCCGAGCAGGTTGCCTGGCGTGTAGCTTTCGCCTACGGTCAGTACGCTTTCTAGTTTCGCTATCGGATGCTGGAGCCAGGTTTGCAGCGCGTCCCAGCGTTGGGTTTCACGGTAGTCGTCACGCCGCCAGTTAGCGGAGGACTGCTGGCGAAACTGCCAACTGCCAATGTTGAAGCCGCTGTTAAGTCCCAGCCAGCCGTAATCACTTTGCAGTCCGTTATTTTTGTTGTGATAAACGTGAAGGTTGTAGTTGCTGAACAGTACACTCTCACCGCTCTGCCACTGTGAAGGTGGAACATAATCCAACGGTGTTCGCTTAAGCGCAGCCTGCGGCACGCTAAGATTCAGGCGTAGCAAACCCTGATCGAAATCCCACTGCCCGCCGCTGATGCGGGCTGCAGGTTCAAGGCACGCCTCGGATAGTCCTTCCGTCGCTGTAACGCCCTGCTCATCCCAAAATTTGACCGGAAGACAGGGGGCAATGCGCCCTTCCGAATTCTGGCGAAACAGCACATCATCCCGGCCAACGTACTGCCCATTCAGCCAGATATCGACACTGTAACGTCCGGCGGCAACGCTCCCTTGATCGTTGAACTGCGCCAGCCCTTTTTCGTAGCCACTACCGAGCAATAAGGTCTCATCAAAGGTGTATTCGCTTGCAAAAACGGGGGCAGCGCCGGACAAAAATAGCCACCACCAGCGCGGATTAATGGCCGACATTGCCCGGATTCTCTAGCATCACGCGTCCGGTTAAGGCTGCGCCCTGGTCATTAATCCAGCGCATCCGCGCTTCGCCCAGCAGCGAGATCGTCGTTGGCCATGATTCTGTCGTCCACGGCGCGATGGTTTCGCCCTGAATACGCTGCTTTTTACCTGCACCATTGACTTCAAGTGCGGAGAGCGCGAGGTAATAGCCACTGTTATTGCGCAAAAACAGCTTGCCATTCTGGATCCAGACCCTACTGGTACTTGCCATCTCCAGCGGTGAACCCACCAGTCCCTTTGGTCTGAGCAGCACTTTTACGCGGCTACGCACCAGCACTAACAGTTGATTGTCTGCTTGCGCGCCTTTATCTGCCGGCGGGATCTGAATAAAGTTAAACCACCACAGCGATTCTCTGTCCTGTGCAACCGGTTTGCCAACATAACGCAACCGCACAGTTTGCCCCGCTCGGGCCGCCAGCCGGAAGACTGGCGGCGTGGTGACAAAAGGAGCATTTGCGGTTTGCGGCACAGATTGCGCATTGCCATCATCCAGCCAGACCTGAACCACGCTGGGGAAATCATCGCGATTAGTTAATTGTACGCTGACTTCCCGGCTATCTACTGGATAGATAATCCGACTGCCGGTCATCACAATGCTTGCCTGCGTGCTCGCGCACATCAGTATTCCGGCCAAAACTATCGCTAATCCTTTCATCACACCGAACTCGCTTACAGGTAGGAAACGGCGTATTGCACGGTACCGACAACCGTACCAGCGGTCGTACCACCGTTCGGACTGAAATACTGCACAGCGAAGTCGTGTTCTCCAGAAGTACTGCCTGCCGCTACGGTGATGCCAGCAACCGGTGTTGTATTACGCAGATCAATAGCAGTGGTGCCGCTACTGTTTGTCATTAACTGCAACTCGACGTTTTGCGCCGTACCGGTATTGGCCAGGTTACCGCGTTCGGTCATATTATTGGCAATGAATATCGTCTTAATATCCAACGCATCAGCATCGACAGTGCAACCGGTCACACCGAGGGTGAATGTTGTCAGTCCTGTTGAGGAAGCTACAGTCGCGAGTTCACTTTTAGCGACAGAAGGCAGCAATACAACCGGTCGCGCATTTACACCGTTAACGGTAACTTCGCAAGTTTGCTCAGTCACTTCGCCTTTAAAAGTGATGGTATTCGCTGAGTCAGCATGCGCGACCTGAGCAAATAACAGCGCCAGACTACCAGCAACAAATATATAGCTGGCATGTGGAATATTGATTTTCATATTGTCTGTCCTTAATAAAAAATACACAGGCATCCTGATGATGTTACGCAACAACCCCTCCGCAGAAAGCGGAATATTTAACTTAAGGGGAAAACAGATGCCAGCAAGGTCTTATGGCATCATAGGGGTAACCCTACGATGATTGTTAGTTTAAGAATAATCGCAGAGATTAAAACCTTTTTTATCTCAAATGGGATAGGTAGCGATCTTAAATAAGATAAAAATGTTTTTATATGATCATAACTGTTTGTTTTTGCTTGCTTAATAAAAATAACATGTGTTTAAGAAAAATTTTTCTTAGGACCATGTGAGGCAGGTGAAATTCAGAGGTTTCACAGATTAATCATGTTAATGACCAACAGAGATCGTTGGGGGCACTTAAATATCACGGTAGATATAAGTTCGCAGGGGGAATTTTTTAGAGAAAGTGTTGTTGATAAGAAAAATAATAAGCATGGTTTATTTCTGAACGGTACTGGCGTGCTACATAAGTGAGAGATAATAATGTAGTAATATTCTGAGGTCTACCCTGCTCGTCTGTGAACCCTTAGCAGCGTAAAAATAAATTGACATCAATTGAAATGTAAAGAAATGAAAATTTACGCTTACTCATCAAAAAGTATGAGTGAAGTCGCTCCAGGAAAATCCATAGTTATGATAATCACAAAAATGTAATGTGAGATAAAACCCCGACCCGTTTAAACATGACGAAACCATCGTCTTGTAACACTATGCGCCTTGAATATATCTACAAATTCAATGGGGAAAAAGGCTGTCTGCCATTCTTTGACGCTGAATCCATTAGTAAAGTGGGCATTATTACGTTAAGCAAAAACTTCAGGAGAATAACTCTAATTACGTAGTTAATATTTTAAGTATTTCAATAAATGGACTTTTGCAATGCACTAACAACTAGCAATTAAATACGACTCATTCTCATGTGTATGTTGTAAACAGAAGAACCGAGTGATGATAGCTAATTTAAGGTAAAGATAGGGGTAATTATTATGGCCTCACAATATGACTTTACTGTCACACTGCACGATCTCGCTTTTATTCTCAAGCAGATCAAAATATCTGAAGCAGCGACTAATCCGGATGGCACCGTCAATGGCGATGCGCTTCGTGATTTAGTATCCAGCCCGCTGTTACCCTACGGACTCCGAACTGTTGACGGATCATGGAATAATCTCCTGCCGGGTCAGGAATTATATGGTTCTGCTGACCAGACAATGCCGAGGCTAACGGCATTGAACTGGCAGGATGCGGATGCGATGACCAGTTACACACAAATTGGTGGCACGGTTATCGATGCAGATCCCAGAGTTATCAGTAATTTAATCTCAGATCAAACGGCGTCTAACCCGGCTGCGCTCGAAGCATTCAACGAACTAAAAGATGCCCCTGGTGGCGGGACTACTACAGGAAATGGCAGTTTATCTATCCCTAACCAGTCTCCCGATATTGGTCTCTCCCCCGCTTTTAATGGCTGGATGACTTTTTTTGGACAGTTTTTTGACCATGGCCTGGACTTAATACCAAAAGGGGGAAACGGCATTGTCTTCATTCCGTTGCAACCCGATGACCCTTTATATGTGGAGGGATCACCAACTAACTTTATGGTATTAACACGAGCCGAAGTTGATGAAAATCATGATACTGTAAACCTGACTACCCCATTCATTGATCAAAACCAAACCTATACTTCCCATCCTTCGCATCAGATTTTTATCCGTGAATACGTATTAATCGACGGTAAACCAGAGCCTACTGGTAACCTATTAGGCGGGGCTAACGGTGGTCTGGCAACCTGGGCTGACGTCAAAAACCAGGCTGAACACTTGCTCGGTATTAAACTCACCGATCAGGACGTTTTTAATGTTCCTCTGCTGGCGACCGATCGTTACGGTAATTTGATTTTAAGTGAAAATGGTAAAGTGCAGATCGTCACTACCGCCGGGTTAGTCGAAGCGAACGGTAGCGTCTTATCCGCGAATACGCTGCGTACCGGACATGCTTTTCTTGATGATATTGCGCATACTGCCGCACCAAAATCGGGCCTGGTGGCCGACAATGATGATGTCATTGGTGGCACACAGGCTGCTGGAACCTATGATGATGAAATGCTCGACCGCCACTTTATCACCGGCGACGGCCGCGGTAATGAAAACATTGGCTTAACCGCTGTCCACGCCGTATTTCACAGCGAACACAATCGCCTGGTGGAGCAATATAAAACCACCCTGCTGGAAACCGGCGACGTTGACCTCATTAACCAATGGTTGATGCCGAACCACCAAATAACCGAGCTGCCAGCAGATACCAATACCCTGGTGTGGAACGGTGAGTATTTATTCCAGGCAGGACGTTTCTCCACGGAAATGCAGTACCAGCATCTCGTTTTCGAGGAGTTTGCGCGTACTGTACAACCTGCGGTCGATCCGTTTGTCTTCTCAAACACGGCAGATATTAACCCACTGATCTTTGCCGAATTTGCGCATGTCGTTTATCGTTTCGGGCACTCTATGCTGACAGAAACCGTGGCGCGTACCGACATTGACATGCAAAACGGTGATATCGGCCTGATAGCGGCGTTTCTTAATCCGGTGGCATTCAATGAAATTAACGGCGCCACCGTTTCTGATGAACAGGCTATCGGCGCGATTGTGCGCGGTATGACGCGACAGGTCGGCAACGAAATTGATGAATTTATTACTGATGCCCTGCGTAACAACCTCATCGGTTTGCCGCTTGATTTAGGCGCGCTTAACATTGCCCGTGGACGTGATACGGCAATGCCAACGCTGAATCAGGCCCGTGAGCAGTTCTTTGCCTTAAGCGGTGATAGCCAACTTCGGCCCTATACCAGTTGGTCTGATTTTACGACGTACCTGAAAAATCCCGCCTCGATCATTAACTTTATGGCCGCCTATGGTCAGCACGAGCTGATCCTCAATGCTACCAGCCTTGAAGGTAAACGCGCGGCGGTTAACTTCTTACTGTTTGGCGACGCCAACAATGCCCCACCTGCGGACGCGATGGATTTCTTCAACAGTACCGGTGCGTGGGCGACGAAAGAAACGGGCCTGAACATGATCGATTTCTGGATCGGCGGGCTGGCTGAACGCAAAAACGAATTTGGCGGCATGCTGGGTTCAACCTTCAACTTTGTTTTCGAAACACAAATGGAAATGTTGCAGGACGGCGACCGTTTCTATTATCTGAGCCGCGTTCAGGGCCTGAACATGCTCAACGAACTGGAGGCCAACTCGTTTTCCGCTCTGGTCATGCGTAATAGCGATCTGGGTGAAAATGGTTCTTCTCACCTGCCCGCCAACCTGTTCCAGACGCCAGACCATATTTTCGAAGTGAACCGCGTCCTACAAACGGAAATCGATCCTAAATGGGGGAATCCGCTGAAGGACCTGCTCTCACCGCTCCTGGTGCGCCGCGATCCGGGCGCTGATGTGAACGGTGATGGCTTTGCTGACGGTGGATATCTGAAATATACCGGTGATGGGCACGTCGTACTTGGTGGTACGGCAGGCAACGATACGTTAATCGGAGGGAAAGGCATCGACAGCCTGTGGGGCGACGGCGGCGATGATCGTCTGGACGGTGGCGATGAAGCGGATGTGGTTCACGGCGGTGACGGTGATGACATCATTACTGACACCGGTACGCCAGTTGGCGATGCTGACTTCCTTCACGGCGATGCCGGACACGATGTCATCTTCTCCGGTAACGGTAACGATCTGGTTTTTGGCGGCAGCGGAAGTGACTTTGTGGTCGTCGGCGAAGATGCCCAGGAAGTCTTCTCGGGGCAAGGTAATGACTTTGCACTGGGGGGATCGGGCGCTGATACCCTGATGGGGAACGAAGGTGACGACTGGCTGGAAGGTGGTGACGGATTTGACACCCTTGCCGGGGACAACTCTGAGCTGTTCTTCAACAGTACCATTATTGGTCACGACGTTCTGAATGGTCAGGGCAACGACACTGACTACGATGGTGAAGCCGGTGACGACATCATGGTTCAGGGCGCGGGAATTCAGCGCAATAACGGCATGGCCGGTTTCGACTGGGCTATCCATAAAGGCGACCCGAACGCAGCGAACTCTGACCTTGGGATCCCGATTTTCGTCAACCAGCAGGAATTTATTCTGCGCGACCGTTTCGACCTGGTTGAAGGACTGTCCGGATGGAAACACAACGATATCTTAACCGGTACGGAACAGCCGCTCGGTACGGCACCGGTTCAGGGCGTTCCCCTCTCCAATAATCTCACTCAGGAAGGTGCTGACAGAATTGACGGTCTGCAAGCCATTCTCGGCGTAGAACGCTCGGCTAATCCGAACGCGGTACTACTGAATCCTGATGATGGTAGCGATATTTTACTCGGCGGCGGCGGCAGCGACCGCATTATGGGTAAAGCCGGTAATGACATCATTGATGGTGATGCATGGCTGAACGTACGCATTGCCGTCACCGGCATGGCGGGACTGACCAGCGCCGAAAGTATGGCCGAGTTGAAATCGTACATGCTGGCGGGCACGCTGAAGCCGAATCAACTGTCCATCGTGCGTGAAATCTTGCATGAAGGTGATGGTACTGAAACTGATGTGGCAGTCTACCGCGATCTCAGCACTAACTATGCCTTTACCCGTATGGCTGACGGTAGCCTCAGGGTTGACCACGCAACGCCAAATGCCGCCTTGAATCTGGATGATGGTACCGATCGTCTGCTGAACATTGAAAAACTGGAGTTCGGTGATGGTCAGCAGTTGTGGGTAACGGCGCAAAAAGCGACGGGCAACGTCAATATCAGTAGCGCAGCGCCTTCGGTGGGCGACTTACTGCGCGTAAACGTGGCGAACTTGCTGGATGGCAACGGGCTCGCGGCAAATACGGTTATTACCATGACCTGGCAGGCGCTGGTTAACGGTCAATGGCGCGATCAGGCTACCGGCGTGGAGTTCAGGGTGCCGGGTACTATCCAGGGCGCTCCGCTGCGTGTCGTCGCCAGTTTTAACGATCAAATGGGCGATGCGGAAACCTTAGTCTCTGCGCAAACCCAGGCGATCTTGCCTCGTAATCAGGCGACCACCGGCGTGCCGGTGATTAATGACCTGACGCCAACCGAGAGCCTGACGCTGACTGCGGTAGTTTCGGGTATTGCCGATGCCGATGGTCTGAGCGGCGGTAATTTCAGCTACCAATGGAGAATGAGTTCCCCGACCGGGTTCGTTAACATTATCGGTGCGACCTCGGCCACCTATACACCCGGCCAGGCGGCTGTAGGACGGACGTTGCAGGTGGTGGTCACCGTCGTTGATGACGAAGGCAACCCCCCGGTTGTTCTAACATCAACAACCACCCAGCCGGTTGGTGACCTGATTGTTGGTAATAACGGAAACAACACCCTGACCGGTACCGCCTGGAGTGACATTCTGCGCGGTGAAAACGGTAATGACACCTTGTCGGGTGCTGCGGGAGATGACCTGCTGGTTGGTGGAGCCGGAAACGACAACCTGTTTGGTGACGCCGGACAAGACACGCTGCAGGGGGATGCTGGTGACGATACCCTCGACGGCGGTCTGGGGGCAGATAGCATGACTGGCGGTACCGGCAATGACACCTATATCGTGAATGACTTTGGCGATGTGGTGATCGAA
It encodes:
- a CDS encoding molecular chaperone — encoded protein: MCASTQASIVMTGSRIIYPVDSREVSVQLTNRDDFPSVVQVWLDDGNAQSVPQTANAPFVTTPPVFRLAARAGQTVRLRYVGKPVAQDRESLWWFNFIQIPPADKGAQADNQLLVLVRSRVKVLLRPKGLVGSPLEMASTSRVWIQNGKLFLRNNSGYYLALSALEVNGAGKKQRIQGETIAPWTTESWPTTISLLGEARMRWINDQGAALTGRVMLENPGNVGH
- a CDS encoding fimbrial protein produces the protein MKINIPHASYIFVAGSLALLFAQVAHADSANTITFKGEVTEQTCEVTVNGVNARPVVLLPSVAKSELATVASSTGLTTFTLGVTGCTVDADALDIKTIFIANNMTERGNLANTGTAQNVELQLMTNSSGTTAIDLRNTTPVAGITVAAGSTSGEHDFAVQYFSPNGGTTAGTVVGTVQYAVSYL
- a CDS encoding peroxidase family protein — protein: MASQYDFTVTLHDLAFILKQIKISEAATNPDGTVNGDALRDLVSSPLLPYGLRTVDGSWNNLLPGQELYGSADQTMPRLTALNWQDADAMTSYTQIGGTVIDADPRVISNLISDQTASNPAALEAFNELKDAPGGGTTTGNGSLSIPNQSPDIGLSPAFNGWMTFFGQFFDHGLDLIPKGGNGIVFIPLQPDDPLYVEGSPTNFMVLTRAEVDENHDTVNLTTPFIDQNQTYTSHPSHQIFIREYVLIDGKPEPTGNLLGGANGGLATWADVKNQAEHLLGIKLTDQDVFNVPLLATDRYGNLILSENGKVQIVTTAGLVEANGSVLSANTLRTGHAFLDDIAHTAAPKSGLVADNDDVIGGTQAAGTYDDEMLDRHFITGDGRGNENIGLTAVHAVFHSEHNRLVEQYKTTLLETGDVDLINQWLMPNHQITELPADTNTLVWNGEYLFQAGRFSTEMQYQHLVFEEFARTVQPAVDPFVFSNTADINPLIFAEFAHVVYRFGHSMLTETVARTDIDMQNGDIGLIAAFLNPVAFNEINGATVSDEQAIGAIVRGMTRQVGNEIDEFITDALRNNLIGLPLDLGALNIARGRDTAMPTLNQAREQFFALSGDSQLRPYTSWSDFTTYLKNPASIINFMAAYGQHELILNATSLEGKRAAVNFLLFGDANNAPPADAMDFFNSTGAWATKETGLNMIDFWIGGLAERKNEFGGMLGSTFNFVFETQMEMLQDGDRFYYLSRVQGLNMLNELEANSFSALVMRNSDLGENGSSHLPANLFQTPDHIFEVNRVLQTEIDPKWGNPLKDLLSPLLVRRDPGADVNGDGFADGGYLKYTGDGHVVLGGTAGNDTLIGGKGIDSLWGDGGDDRLDGGDEADVVHGGDGDDIITDTGTPVGDADFLHGDAGHDVIFSGNGNDLVFGGSGSDFVVVGEDAQEVFSGQGNDFALGGSGADTLMGNEGDDWLEGGDGFDTLAGDNSELFFNSTIIGHDVLNGQGNDTDYDGEAGDDIMVQGAGIQRNNGMAGFDWAIHKGDPNAANSDLGIPIFVNQQEFILRDRFDLVEGLSGWKHNDILTGTEQPLGTAPVQGVPLSNNLTQEGADRIDGLQAILGVERSANPNAVLLNPDDGSDILLGGGGSDRIMGKAGNDIIDGDAWLNVRIAVTGMAGLTSAESMAELKSYMLAGTLKPNQLSIVREILHEGDGTETDVAVYRDLSTNYAFTRMADGSLRVDHATPNAALNLDDGTDRLLNIEKLEFGDGQQLWVTAQKATGNVNISSAAPSVGDLLRVNVANLLDGNGLAANTVITMTWQALVNGQWRDQATGVEFRVPGTIQGAPLRVVASFNDQMGDAETLVSAQTQAILPRNQATTGVPVINDLTPTESLTLTAVVSGIADADGLSGGNFSYQWRMSSPTGFVNIIGATSATYTPGQAAVGRTLQVVVTVVDDEGNPPVVLTSTTTQPVGDLIVGNNGNNTLTGTAWSDILRGENGNDTLSGAAGDDLLVGGAGNDNLFGDAGQDTLQGDAGDDTLDGGLGADSMTGGTGNDTYIVNDFGDVVIEGLNGGTDVVRTSLSSYDLSDNVEELVFTGSGGFIGTGNGLANIITGGAGNDQLFGMGGNDQLFGGVGNDFLDGGDGVDNLQGGNGNDVMIGGAGADTLSGGNGDDILNGQEGNDNLDGGTGNDIFAFGTAFGRDRITGFDSNPNGGQDYLDLVLLGINAGNFASSVSITGSNGNTVVTIGTDNITLVGVNSSTVTIGDFYLEMPNTLASNNGNGSLIV